Part of the Natrialbaceae archaeon AArc-T1-2 genome, ACGCTGATCGCGGGGTGGCCGGTCCGGTTGAACGCGGTGGTGTTGGCGACGATGCCGGTCTCTCGCAGCCGGTCGAACTGATCTTGCTCGGGGTCGAGTTCCGGTGCGGTCACAACCGTCGTCGGCATCGCGAGCAGATCACACGTCTCGAGGCAGTCGTCGTATCGCTCGGTCAGCTCGACGACGAGGTTCATCCCGTCGGCGTAGTACCGCGAGTGGTAGGCCCGGTTGGCGTACGCACCCATCAGTAACGACAGTTTGAGCCGCGCCGGAAAGTCGTCTGCCTGCGCTCGCCGAAATTTCCCGAAGGCGTCGATCCAGGACGTGTTGTACCACGCTTTGAAGCCGTGGCCCAGTCCCTCGCCGATCATCGCGTCGAGCAACCCCTCGGCCGAACAGACCTTGTGGATCGCCTTCGCGTCGGCGTGCATCGGCACCGATACGTCCTCGAGTGTCGCACCGAGTGCCTCGAGCTGGTCGATCGACGTCCGGACCTCCTCGAGTACGGCCTCATCGGCCTCGGGTTTGTCGAACCCCTCGGTCAACACGCCGATCGTGAGATCCGAGACGTCGCCGTCGAGCATCTCCTCGTATCGATCGACGGGAACCGGCGCGTGGCTCCGGAGATCGCGTTCGTTGCTGCCCGCGATCGTCGAGAGGACGCGGGAGACGGTCTCGACGTCTGGCCCCATCGGACCGGGGTGATCGATCGCGTGCTCGAGGCCGACACAGCCCGTGTACGGGACGAGCTCGTAGGTCGGTTTGTGCCCGACGACGCCACACAGCGCGGCGGGAATGCGAACGCTGCCGCCCTGATCGGAGCCGATCGCGGCGTCGACCTCCCCGGCGGCGACGACGGCTGCGCTCCCGCCGCTCGAACCGCCCGCCGTGTGCGCCGTATCGCGGGGGTTTCTGATCGGGCCGACGGTGCTGTAGCCCGAGGTCGTCATCGCCATGTCGTCCATATTCGTCTTGCCGACGACGTCCACCCCTGCCTCGAGCAATCGCGTGACGATCGTCGCGTCGACGTTCGGGACGTACCCCTCGAGTACCTGCGAGCCACAGGTCATCTCGACGCCGGCAACGCAGACGTTGTCCTTGAGCGCTATCTCCCATCCCGCGAGTTCACCGTCGTCGTCGCCGGCGACGCGACACTTCGTCACCCACGCGTTGTGCGGATCTTCCTCGTCAGAGGGTCGTCTCCCGCCAGTTCGTTCGCGCGGTTTGCGTCCGCCGAGTTTCGGCTCGAGGTCGTACGACCGGACCGTCTCGTAGGCGTCGACGCGTTCGCGTGCCATCTCGGCGAAGAACGCAGCCTCGTCGTCGGTGAGGTCGAGATACAGCGACGCAGCCAGTTCGTGTAAGTCCTCCTCCGTCGGCGGTCGAATCGGCATACAGGCCTAGTCAGTCCTGTGGTTGAAACGCCTGTTTCCGGTCGATACTGACTATCACGACCGTGATCACGTCGATTGCGAGGACCTCCGACTTCGGGCAAGTACTGCAGGCGAACGCAAGCGCGGCGGCTACCCACGAACCGTCCCTACCCGGGAGTGGCCTTCCCGATACCGGTCTCGTCCGTCGATCGTCGCGCTCACTGCCGTCGAGGACGTTTTAGCGACAGGCATCACGGCGACCGGAAGGGTGGCGTCACCAACCCATATCATGCAAACAAGCATCGAAGTAGAGTATTGGGTCGTCGACGAATCCGGGGAACTCACCGAACCGGGACCTCTCGTCGACGTCTCGGACAACGTCGAGGAGGAGTTCGTCGGGCCGTTGTTCGAGTTGAAGACCCCACCCTGCGAGACGATGGCCGAGCTCAAACGCGAGTTCGTCGGCGAACTCGCCAACGTGTTGGCCGAAGCCGACCGCTGTGGAAAGGGACTCGTTCCGCTCGGCACGCCGATCAACTGCGGCCCGATCGATCAACACCCGGGCGAACGAAGCCACATCCAGGAGTGCGTCCTCGGCGAAAACTTCGGCTACGCCAAGTACTGCGCCGGCACGCACGTCCACGTCGAGAAGCGAAACGTGGTCGATCAGCTGAACGTACTCATCGCCCTCGACCCCGCGCTGGCGCTCTGTAACTCGTCGCCGTACTTCGAGGGGCGGCCGATCGCCAGTAGCGCCCGCGCGTACGTCTACCGGCGGAAGTGTTACGAACAGTTCCCGAAACACGGCCAGCTTTGGGAGTACGCCGACAACGTCGGTCAGTGGAACCGCCGCCTCGAGCGCCGCTACGAGGAGTTCAAGGACGCGGCGGTGACCGAAGGGATCGACGAAGAACGCGTCGACGAGCGGTTCACTCCCGACGACGTCGTCTGGACACCGGTCAGGCTTCGCCAGGAGTTCCCGACCGTCGAGTGGCGCTCGCCCGACGCCACCGTCCCGAGCGAGATCCTCCGGCTCGTCGCGGACCTCGAGGCAGTGATGGAACGCCTCCATCACACGAACGTCTCCGTCGCCGGCGAGAACGGCGCAGTGACCGAAGACGGGATCGCCCTTCCCGAGTTCGACGCCGTCTGTGGCCTCGCAGACGAGGCGATAATCGACGGACTCGCCTCACAGAACGTGCGAAACTACCTCGACCGAATGGGGTTTTCGGTCGCCGACTACGAGCCGATCACGGATCGAATCGCCGGACGCGAACACGTCGGACCGACGGACGCCTGCGAGCTTCGACGAACGTACGCCGACCTGCTCGCTCGGGACGTAGACGCTCTGCTCCAGACGGCGGACGCTTGAATCCTCCACACGGCTGAAGCCGGTGGGCTTTCGCCTCGCTACCGCTGTAACCGGCTCTGCCGGGACCGGTTTCAAGCACCTCGAGCCCGTATCGGTCGTATGAGCGTCAGCGGCCTCTGTCAGATCTGTGAGTCCCAACCTGCCGTCGAGCGGTGTGACAACTGCGGGACCCTGGCCTGCGAACAGCACTACGAGCGAAGCCTCGGGCTCTGTGCCGACTGTGCTGCACAGGCGCGACCGGGCCGGGGGTCGGACGAGACCGACGTCCACCGATTCTGACGAGATGACCTCGATCCGTGACCTCTTGGGCGAGTCGATCGCTATCGGCGAGACGTTCTGTCTCACCCTCGAGGAGGAAGACGGCCGTCTCGTCGCCGACCATCCCAACGACGCCAGCCCGATGGACGTCGCCGTCGTCGAGGGACTTGACCGACTCGAGGAGCGCCCGCCCGACGAGCCAGTCGCGATCGAGATCGTCGGCCGGATCGTCGACGGACGGATCGCGGGACGAGTAGTCGAGACGGAATGCGAGTAGCGACCGCGCGAGCCGGGGTCGAAGAGAACGTGGCCGATTCCAGCGTCTCGCGTCGAGAAACGGGCACGAACGTACACGACCGACGACGCTAAACGCGTCCAAGCCTCCGATCTGAACATGCACGCGCCCGTGCCGGAGTACGACCCGGACGACCTCTACGAGGCGGCCGAATCGTTCGTCCGGCAGTGCTACGCCGAACTCGAGCGAGAGGACGAGATCGACGACCGCCTGGCGGAGATCCGCGCGTCGATCGAGGAGACGGGCCACTACGAACACACGTACGACGAGATCGAACACGGCGCGCGGATGGCCTGGCGCAACAGCAACCGCTGTATCGGCCGGCTGTTCTGGGAGGCCCTCGACGTGATCGACGCCCGCGACCGCGACACCGCCGAAGGCGTCTTCGACGCGCTCTGTCACCACCTCGAGTACGCCACCAACGACGGCGACATTCGACCGACGATCACGCTGTTCGAGCCGATGGTCCGTGGCGAACGGCAGGTCCGGATCTGGAACTACGAGCTGATCAGGTACGCCGGCTACGAGACCGACGACGGGACCGTCGGCGACCCGGACGAACTCGCGTTCACGAACTACTGTCGGTCGCGTGGCTGGGAGGGGGAGGGCACCGACTACGACGTGCTCCCGCTCGCTATCCAGATGCGCGATCACGAGCCGGAACTGTTCGAGGTGCCCGACGACCTCGTCCTCGAGGTCCCGATCGCACATCCCGACTACGACTGGTTCGACGACCTCGGACTGCAGTGGTACGCCGTCCCCGTCGTCTCGAACATGCGCTTAGCGATCGGCGGCCTCCAGTATACGGCTGCACCCTTCAACGGCTGGTACATGGCGACCGAGATCGCCGCGCGGAACTTCGCCGACGAGGATCGCTACGACGTGTTGCCCGAGGTGGCCGAGGGCCTCGGACTGGACACGGACCGGAACCGCGAACTCTGGAAGGACGAGGCCCTCGTGGAGCTGAACCGGGCGGTGTTGCACTCCTTCGAGCGCGACGGGGTGAAGATCGTCGACCACCACACGGCCGCCGAGCAGTTCGAGGCGTTCGAACGCCGCGAAGCGAAGGTGGGCCGGGAGGTGACCGGCGACTGGTCGTGGCTCATCCCGCCGATGTCACCGGCGACGACCCACATATTCCATACGACGTACGACGATACTATCACCACACCCAATTTCTTCTATCAAGAGCCGCCGTACGAGGACTAGTATTATCAATAAATGTACATTCCGTGAGCAAGCTCTTCTGCCTGGGAGATAGTCGCCTCGATGGGGGCGTCGTCGGTTGGTTGGCCCGATTCAAAACGAATGATTACGTTTCCCACATCAGAGCCACTCCGAAATCTCACATCGGCGGCCTCTTCGAACTCGATACGGTCGCTATCGTACAGGCCGATCCCTCCATCAGCGATGTCGACATCCCGGACTTCTTGCCAGTCCGGACGCAGATCCTCCCCGACCGTGGCTTCTTCTTCAGTTTCGTATCGAAATATAGAGGAAACTACCAGTATCCACCGCTCCCTATGTAGCGTTTGCTCGTAGATGACTTCCTCGTCAGCATCCGTGTGATATCCCCAAACGAAATTGTCACCCCACCCTTCTCCGGGGAGAGCATCAGGCTCTATCAGGGTGATTTCGCGGTCTGTATCAGTACGATCTTCGTCTTGGTTCCCGGCAGTCCCAGTCATACCACCATCGGTTTCAGTGCTATCAGCATCGTCGTCGCCATTTCCAATACAACCTGCACACACACAAACAGCAGACGGTGCGGTAATTGCTAGTAGCTTCCGACGCTTCATGTCTCTATATCCTAATATATAGTAATGAGTTTTATGGTCTCTTTCGTCGACGGGTGCTGTTCCGGCACAGTCTCTCGTGAGCGCGATGTAAACGACAGTCCGATGAACAAACGACGGTACCTCGAGGTCGTTATCTGTACTGGTTTAACCGCTTCTTGAGTCGCTTCGCGGCCTGGCTCGACGCCTGTGCGAACTCCTCGCCCTGGTCTTCGCCGGCGAAGATGATCCCCCGCGAGGAATTTACCAGCCCGACGCCGTCTGCCAGCCCGTACTCGACGGCAGCCTCGACATCACCTCCCTGTGCACCTACACCCGGGACGAGGAAGGGAAGGTCGGGCACCTCCTCGCGCAGTTCCTCGAGTTCCTCGGGTCCGGTCGCACCGACGACGAGCCCGACGTTGTCGTTCTCGTTCCACAGCTCCGCGAGTGCCGCCACGCGCTTGTAGAGGGGTTCGCCCGAGGCGAGTTCGAGATCTTGCAGGTCGGCCCCACCCGGGTTCGAGGTCCGACAGAGGATAAAGACGCCTGCGGTCTCGTCTGCGAGAAACGGCTGCAGGGAGTCCCGACCCATGTAGGGGTTGACGGTGATCGCGTCGGCGGTCTCTAAGGCCGTCGCGTACTGGCGGGCCGTGTTCCCGATGTCCGCCCGCTTGGCGTCTAACAGGACGGGCACGTCCTTGCCGTGGGCGTAGGCGATCGTTTCCTCGAGGGAAGCCCAGCCGTCTGGCCCCTCGTAGAAGGCGGCGTTTGGCTTGTAGACGGCGGCGTGTTCGTGGGTCGCGTCGATGATCCGGCGGTTGAACGCCCACCGCGGGAGGTCGTGGTCGTGTAAGTGCTCTGGAATGCGATCCAGATCGGGATCGAGTCCGACCGAGACGACGCTGTCGACCGTCCGGATGCGGTCGTGGAGTCGATCGAAGAAGTTCATGGTCTCGAGTGAACGGCGACGGCCGAAAGCCTTGCTATACCGTCGACGATCGCTCGGACGATCTCGAGGCGGCTACCGGCGGATCCGGCGGGATCACCGAACTCGGTTGCGAACGAATCGCCAGGCGTCACTGGCGACCGGTGCGCCGTCGAACAGCCAGAGAACGAGGACGGCCGTTCCGAGCACGAGCTGAAACGCGACGTCGGTCGTCACCCCGCCGTTGATGAGGTGGGCGACGTGCCGGCGGGCATACACGACGAAGTGATCGACGAACCCGCCGTGATCGCTCGCTGGCGGCGACGTGACGGGCTAGGGAACGACGCGTAGCTCGGGCTCGCGTCCCATGCGCAACGGGTTGCGCACGTCCGTCACGAGGTGTGAGAGGTACGCGAGCGAGAACGCACCCGCGAGGCGAGGCGAACGACGTCGCCGGGCGATACCGTACGCGACGAGCCAGACGAACGGAGCGACGAATATCGAGTACCCGATGGCGTAACCGGTCTCTGTGATCCCAGCCATCCAGGCAAGCGGCTTGTCGACGAGGTCCGGAAGCTGGGAACCGAGGACGACGGCAACCGTTTCGTGAGCCGACGGCGACTCACGGACGACGACGTTCGTGATCAGCGAGTAGAGGACGTACGCGACCGCGAGGTGTTCCCAAGGCCACATCTACGTCGCCTCGATCGGGAGCGAAACGACGCGGTAGGCGTTCTCGGCTGTGGGCTCTTCCGGCGGCTCGTCGTCGTAGAGCAACAGCGTCAGCCGGAGCTGTTCGCCTTCCATCGTCGGGGTGACTTCGAGGGTTTGCCGATGCGTCGTGCCGTCGGGAACCGTTGTCGTCTTTCTCTCTAGCTCGTCCGCCTCCTGAACCGTTACCTCGTCGTCGCCGTAGCTTACTCGCTCGAGCAGGACGACGGTCGTGTACGTCCGTTCCTCGTGTTCGTGGTTCGAGATCGTTGTCTCTAGCTCGCGGGACTCTCCGACGTCGTACGTCGATTCGTACATCGTCTCGGTCTCGCCGGTCACGTTTTCGGTTTCGACCGAGAACTCGGTGAACCCGTCGTGCTGTGGTGGGTTGGCAACGGCGAACCCGGCGCTTGCGACCAGCAAACCCACTCCGATCGCCACCGCCACGGAGTATGGGCGTCGGTTCGTCCGTTCGTAAAGCGTCGACCGTGACCGAGTGACCGACGGGACCGAAACCGAGGGAGTGAACCGCTGATCGGGCGAGCATCGGTATCGAGAGCTGATCGCGACGAGTGCAAGGATGACGGTGAGGACTGCAAGCCCGGAAAGTACCGTCTTGACCGTCAAACCCCAGGGGGTAACACCCGAGAAAAGGGTGATCGCCGGAACGAGGGAAACACTAAATACGATTGATAGGATGAACCGTTCGACCGGCTCGAGTCCGCCGCTTACGAGCAGCGGATTGACGAGTCCGGTTTTCCCCTCGTCGAACGACTGGTAGTCGTCGTTTGGTTCGTCCGGAAAGAGAGCCGAGACGAGCGCATACCCGGGCAGAAAGAGAACGAGAGGGGCTGTCAACACTATTCGCGTGACTCCGCTCGCTCCGGCGAACACGCCGAACGTGAGGACGCCGGTGATCGCGATGACGGCTGCCTGATCGAGAAACCACCAGTGTGTGTCGCTCATTTCGGCGTCACTGCGCGGCGGCGACGGTTTATTATCGCCCCAGTAAGGGTCGAACTCAGGGGTCAGTGTGACGGATGTCTTGCACCATAGTATAATAAGCCTGATACTGAATTCGCTTAAGTACCTTCCGTCAGTTTTGAACTGTCCCAGAAATAGAAACGGAGTTGAATCCAGAGCTAGTATTCACAAGTGTCTATGTCTATACCTGCGTAACAAAGAGATAACTGGTTTCGAGATATTCGCCATACAGAGCCTATATGGGCAGAGATTCCGGTTTAGAAAATATAAAAAACGTCCGACGGGCCTGTGAAGATACCAAAACGGTACTGTTCACCAATGTACGGTTTCAATCCTTTATTACCACCTTCTGATTAGGGAAGACTGACGCAATGAAATCGACTCATGTCAGTCCCGAAGAACAGGATAGCCGGGGAGCGGAAGACGACGCTGGGTGTCCATCCGACGAGTCGGTAATTTCGAAGGACGAAATCTTCCACCTCCTGCAAAACGAACGCCGTCGAATGGTTCTTCGGTACCTACGGGACACTGACGGGCCCGTCCGCATGCGCGACGTCGCCGAACAAGTCGCGGCGTGGGAACACGATACGACCGTCGAAAAGCTCACGTCGAAGCAACGCCAGCGCGTTTACATTCCGCTGTATCAGTCTCATCTCTCGAAGCTCGACGAGGTAGGTGTGATCGACTAC contains:
- a CDS encoding metal-dependent hydrolase — translated: MWPWEHLAVAYVLYSLITNVVVRESPSAHETVAVVLGSQLPDLVDKPLAWMAGITETGYAIGYSIFVAPFVWLVAYGIARRRRSPRLAGAFSLAYLSHLVTDVRNPLRMGREPELRVVP
- a CDS encoding DUF7344 domain-containing protein, whose product is MKSTHVSPEEQDSRGAEDDAGCPSDESVISKDEIFHLLQNERRRMVLRYLRDTDGPVRMRDVAEQVAAWEHDTTVEKLTSKQRQRVYIPLYQSHLSKLDEVGVIDYQQDRGIIERKPRADQFDTYLEVEPTDESDDRERSDETGWDDYYLGATVFCYVILLGAVIELPFVSVLSGIGLSAVILLLFTVLTLSRTFR
- a CDS encoding DUF1616 domain-containing protein translates to MSDTHWWFLDQAAVIAITGVLTFGVFAGASGVTRIVLTAPLVLFLPGYALVSALFPDEPNDDYQSFDEGKTGLVNPLLVSGGLEPVERFILSIVFSVSLVPAITLFSGVTPWGLTVKTVLSGLAVLTVILALVAISSRYRCSPDQRFTPSVSVPSVTRSRSTLYERTNRRPYSVAVAIGVGLLVASAGFAVANPPQHDGFTEFSVETENVTGETETMYESTYDVGESRELETTISNHEHEERTYTTVVLLERVSYGDDEVTVQEADELERKTTTVPDGTTHRQTLEVTPTMEGEQLRLTLLLYDDEPPEEPTAENAYRVVSLPIEAT
- the pyrF gene encoding orotidine-5'-phosphate decarboxylase, with amino-acid sequence MNFFDRLHDRIRTVDSVVSVGLDPDLDRIPEHLHDHDLPRWAFNRRIIDATHEHAAVYKPNAAFYEGPDGWASLEETIAYAHGKDVPVLLDAKRADIGNTARQYATALETADAITVNPYMGRDSLQPFLADETAGVFILCRTSNPGGADLQDLELASGEPLYKRVAALAELWNENDNVGLVVGATGPEELEELREEVPDLPFLVPGVGAQGGDVEAAVEYGLADGVGLVNSSRGIIFAGEDQGEEFAQASSQAAKRLKKRLNQYR
- a CDS encoding glutamate-cysteine ligase family protein, which encodes MQTSIEVEYWVVDESGELTEPGPLVDVSDNVEEEFVGPLFELKTPPCETMAELKREFVGELANVLAEADRCGKGLVPLGTPINCGPIDQHPGERSHIQECVLGENFGYAKYCAGTHVHVEKRNVVDQLNVLIALDPALALCNSSPYFEGRPIASSARAYVYRRKCYEQFPKHGQLWEYADNVGQWNRRLERRYEEFKDAAVTEGIDEERVDERFTPDDVVWTPVRLRQEFPTVEWRSPDATVPSEILRLVADLEAVMERLHHTNVSVAGENGAVTEDGIALPEFDAVCGLADEAIIDGLASQNVRNYLDRMGFSVADYEPITDRIAGREHVGPTDACELRRTYADLLARDVDALLQTADA
- a CDS encoding nitric oxide synthase oxygenase translates to MHAPVPEYDPDDLYEAAESFVRQCYAELEREDEIDDRLAEIRASIEETGHYEHTYDEIEHGARMAWRNSNRCIGRLFWEALDVIDARDRDTAEGVFDALCHHLEYATNDGDIRPTITLFEPMVRGERQVRIWNYELIRYAGYETDDGTVGDPDELAFTNYCRSRGWEGEGTDYDVLPLAIQMRDHEPELFEVPDDLVLEVPIAHPDYDWFDDLGLQWYAVPVVSNMRLAIGGLQYTAAPFNGWYMATEIAARNFADEDRYDVLPEVAEGLGLDTDRNRELWKDEALVELNRAVLHSFERDGVKIVDHHTAAEQFEAFERREAKVGREVTGDWSWLIPPMSPATTHIFHTTYDDTITTPNFFYQEPPYED
- a CDS encoding amidase, yielding MPIRPPTEEDLHELAASLYLDLTDDEAAFFAEMARERVDAYETVRSYDLEPKLGGRKPRERTGGRRPSDEEDPHNAWVTKCRVAGDDDGELAGWEIALKDNVCVAGVEMTCGSQVLEGYVPNVDATIVTRLLEAGVDVVGKTNMDDMAMTTSGYSTVGPIRNPRDTAHTAGGSSGGSAAVVAAGEVDAAIGSDQGGSVRIPAALCGVVGHKPTYELVPYTGCVGLEHAIDHPGPMGPDVETVSRVLSTIAGSNERDLRSHAPVPVDRYEEMLDGDVSDLTIGVLTEGFDKPEADEAVLEEVRTSIDQLEALGATLEDVSVPMHADAKAIHKVCSAEGLLDAMIGEGLGHGFKAWYNTSWIDAFGKFRRAQADDFPARLKLSLLMGAYANRAYHSRYYADGMNLVVELTERYDDCLETCDLLAMPTTVVTAPELDPEQDQFDRLRETGIVANTTAFNRTGHPAISVPAGEVDGLPVGVQLVGARFDDATVLNGAYALERSRNGDLC